In the genome of candidate division KSB1 bacterium, one region contains:
- a CDS encoding DJ-1/PfpI family protein has translation MAKSVLMVLAHNNFRDEEYTAARSALENSGAKITIASTLKNGAAGSQGLKLNPDLLIDDVNPEDYDAVIFIGGTGSSQYWHDIKAHEIAQSANDSGKVVGASSHAVVTLAVAGLLKGKRATSHVTVYEKLQVQGAEYTGKKIEVDGNIITSCGANAAKEFAQALTQAIK, from the coding sequence ATGGCAAAATCTGTTTTGATGGTGCTCGCTCACAATAATTTTCGGGATGAAGAATATACTGCTGCCCGTAGTGCTTTAGAAAATAGTGGCGCGAAAATCACCATCGCGTCTACCCTTAAGAACGGCGCGGCAGGGAGCCAGGGATTAAAATTAAACCCGGATTTGCTCATCGATGATGTTAACCCGGAAGACTACGATGCCGTGATTTTTATCGGTGGTACCGGTTCAAGTCAGTACTGGCACGATATTAAAGCTCATGAGATTGCACAGTCCGCTAACGACAGCGGGAAAGTCGTTGGAGCCAGTTCGCATGCTGTCGTGACCCTGGCCGTTGCCGGCTTGTTGAAAGGCAAACGTGCGACCAGCCACGTGACAGTTTATGAAAAACTCCAAGTTCAGGGAGCGGAATATACCGGCAAAAAAATCGAAGTGGACGGAAATATAATTACAAGCTGCGGAGCCAATGCAGCCAAAGAGTTTGCGCAGGCTTTGACTCAAGCGATTAAATAA